From the Moraxella sp. FZFQ2102 genome, the window GTTTTGGTGCATTGGTATTGGGCCGTGTGATCTCAGGTGAGTTTAACAAACTTAATATTGGCACGGTGCTGATCGCTGTGGTACTTGTGGCGTTTTATGCCTTGGGTTATGCGATTTAAGTTTTGATTGTTAAATTTATCATAACAAAAACCCTGCCTGATATGATTGAGCAGGGTTTTATTTTATCTAAAAAAATCTCAATCAGCCATCGCCATGATCGCTTGATAAACTTGCATAAATTTATCACCATCTTCTGCCAGTGTCGGATCAAACCACGCGCCATCAACGGCATAGCGCATCAGCAGGTGGCGCGCTTCACTGTCAGTTGCAGCAAATTGTCGCTGCTTTTGGGTAAGCCAATCCGACCACTGTGCTTGCATCAATGCATCACCTGTGATCGAGCGGATCAATCCTGCCCATTCACTGTTTAGCCCAATCTCATGATTTTCAAACATCACTTTGGCGTAGGCCTTGCTAAAACAGCCCGATACCTGCCCAGATTGTTCAATTTCTAGTAAAATCGCTGTGTTTAGCAGTGCGATAAATAGCCCAATCACCGCCGAGAGCAACTCTTCTTTATTTTTAAAATGATGAAACAATCCGCCTTTACTTGTCCCTGCAGCATCAGCGACTTTTTGGATGGATAAATTGGCAATGCCATCATGAATCATCAAATCTTTGGCAGCGAGAATCAGCTGATGACGCAGCTTTTCGGGGTTATTTTTGCGCTTTTTGGGCGTGTCATTTTTGGCAGCATCGTCCAATTCTACCAATGTAGTTTCTGCCGCTTCTGCGTTTGCAAATAAATCTGTCATTGTTAAATTTTCCTAATAAATAATCATCAATGTGTGACATTAGAAAATACATTCATCACAATCACCCCTGCGACGATTAAGATGATGCCAATGATGGCGGGCAAATCCAAAGACTGCTTTAATACAAAAAAGCCAATCAGTGCGGTCAGCACAATGCCTACACCAGACCAAATCGCATAGGTGATGCCAAGTGGAATGGTTTTTACCACTTGGGCGAGCAAATAAAACGCGATGATAAAGCAAATCAGCGTGATGGTGGTGGGGATAAGCTTGGTAAAACCGTCGGATTTTGCCAAAAATGTCGAGCCTGTGACTTCGGTGATGATGGCAAGTCCGAGTAGTACATAAGCGGTCGTGGTGGGTGTCATAATGCGTACAACTAAATTAAAAACCAACTGGTCGGTATTTTATAGGATTTATTCCATAAAGGCAAGAAAAAGCGGATGAATATCACCCGCTGATTTGGCAAAATTACAATTATGCATAATGCGTTGGGTCAGCCACACCTGCATCAATAAAACCTTGACGGCGCAAATGACAGCTGTCGCAGACGCCGCACGCTTCACCATGTTCGTTCGCCTGATAGCATGACACGGTTTGGCTATAATCGACGCCAAGCTGTAGCCCAAGTTGTAGCGTTTCGGCTTTTGAAAGGGTTTGTAGTGGTGCGATGATTTCAAGCTTATGCCCTTGGCGCGCGGCAACGGTGGCAAGATTTGCCAAAGTCTCAAATGCAGCGATAAAATCAGGGCGGCAATCAGGATAACCTGAATAATCGACCGAGCTGACACCGATGACAATCGCCGATGCGCCGCTGACTTCAGCTGCGGCAAGTGCATAGGATAAAAAGATGGTATTGCGAGCTGGCACATAGGTGATGGGCGCAACAGCGGTGCTGTCATCATAGACGATGCTGTCGTCGTGGTCAGGCACGGCGATATTATGATCGGTCAGGGCTGAGCCACCAAGCTGCGCGATGTCGATGTCAATGATACGATGATCGACACCCAGAGATTTTGCGATGCGCATGGCGGCGTTCAGTTCACTGGAGTGGCGCTGTCCATAGCGAAAACTGATGGCGACGACACGGTTGAATTGTGATTCTGCCCAGTATAGGCAAGTGGTAGAGTCAAGTCCGCCCGAGAAAAGCACGACGGCTGTTTGGTCTTGGTAAGTCATAATGGCTGATATATAGTTATAAAAAGTGCGGTTATTGTACCATAATGTTCCGCTTTTTGATAATTGACAAGCAGTGCGTGAAGTGTGTTACAATGACAAACCCCTTAAGACTTTCATCATAGCGCACATGGACATCGAAGCAGAAATTTTCAAAATTATCTTGGCATTTGTGGTGCTGATCAATCCATCGGCAGCCATTCCTTTGTTTGTCAATTTCACCGATGGTTACGCGACAAGTGATAAGAAGAAAGTTGCGCGTATCGCCAGTGCTACCGTGTTTTTGGTGATTGCATTTTTTGCACTGTTTGGTGAAGTATTGCTGCGTGGTTTGGGGATTTCTTTGGGATCGTTTCGTGTGGCAGGCGGGATTTTGCTGTTTTTGATTGCGCTTGGTATGATGAATGATGGTAATAACCCTGCCAAGCCCAATCATGATGACTTACACCACGCGCCCAAAGATCCCAGCGCGCTGACTGGTATGGCGGTTGTGCCGCTTGCCATTCCGATGATGATCGGTCCGGGTGGTATCTCGACGGTGATCATTTATTCTTCACAAGTGCAAAGTACGCTATCGATGGTACTGATCGTTGTCGCAGGATTTCTAATCAGTCTGTTCTGTTATGTGTCATTGATGGCAGCAGGGCGTATCAGTCAAGTGCTTGGCAAAACAGGTCTGAATGTCACCAATCGTATCATGGGTATCATCTTGGCGGCATTGGCGGTGGAAATCGTCGTCAATGGTGTGCGTGATATTTTCCCACAATTGGCGCTGTAACTTAGTGTATTGTAACTTAATGAGAAGCCAAACAAAAAGCGTCTGTATATAAAATATAGACGCTTTTGTTTGGCTGATACTGCTAATTTATGCCAAGTCTGTCAAAGGGGTTTGCAGTCTTTCGCGTTTCGGGTTTAGCTTGTCTAATAAAATCTGATCAATTGGTAAAATCGTCCCATTCATCAGATCTGCCAAAATCTCAGCGCATAATGGCGCAAAGCTAAAACCTTTTGAACCCATGCCATACAGCGTAAACAGCTGCGTATCAATCTGCCCAACCAAAGGATGATAATCAGGTGTCTGCGCACGAATGCCGACTTTACCGTGAAATTCACTAACATCAGGCAAAGCGGCTGCGATATCAGGCAGGGCGGCGGTTAGTTTAGATAAATTAAACTGATGCTCATCGAGTGATATCGTGGTATCGGTGGAATTTCGCACAAAGCTTGCACCAAATAAGAACTTGTGTTCGCCATCACCATCATCAAAGGCTGCACAGTAGCCATCGTATTTAATCGGTGTCTTGGGCAGCCCTTTTTGTGCCAGTAATTGTGGGAAAGTGACCCATGATAACTGCCCACGGATTTTACGGCATTTAAAAAGTGTATCGTCCAAAAGCTCACTTTCAAAACCTGCGCAAATCACCACAGAATCATAGCACTGCACACCGCCATTTGATAAGTATAGATTAATAGAATTATCGGATTTTTCAAGCTTATCTACTGTATCTTGGATGACGGTGATGTTCGGTAGATGAGCGATAAGTTTGGCGATGCTTTGGGTATTGATAAGCCCTGCCAATGGCACAAAAGTGGCAATATCCGCTGTCTGATATCCGCTGTCATCCATCTGATAAATCAGTGCGTCAGGATAAGGAGCGATCTGTGCGCTGCGTTTTTCGGCGGATTTTTGACTAGGTAATAAAAAATCCACCGCACCCGTCGGTTCAAAAATCGGTGCGCTATGGGTATCGCTTTCTTGTAAAGATTTTGACAAGTTTTTATAAATACGCTGTGCGTACAAAAAACTCACCGTCGGCAAGTGATTATGCGCGTGTTCGATCAAGGTAAGCTTCGGTGCAAGTAACGCCCTGGGATTACCTGACGCAGCGCGCATCGGTGTGGATTTATCAATCAAGCTGATACGATGACCACGGCGGCTTAGGGCGATCGCTGTCATCACGCCACTAATGCCAGCGCCGATGATGGCAATGTGCTTGCGCGCGCGTGGGGTAGGATTAATAACATCACTGACAAACTGCGCGGTGATCATCTCGCGCTTATGCCCAAAGCCTTTGATTTTATTGACTTGAAAACCTGCTTCCTGCAGATTGCGCCGTACAAAGCCTGCTGCGGTAAAAGTCGCCAAAGTCGTGGCAGAATGCGACAGTCGTGCAAATTGTTTGAATAATTCTACTGACCACAGATCACTGTTTTTGCTTGGGGCAAAGCCGTCTAAGAACCACGCATCGACCTTTTGGCAAGTATCCGTCAAGTTGTCGGCAAGCGTGCCAAAACTGTCATAAGCATCGCCAAACCATAAATCCAGTGTAATCTGATCGCTGATATGCAAGCGATGACAACCTGCCATCAGTAGCGGATATTGCGACAACAACGCATCAATCCATGGTGTGGTATGCTCATCTCGCCAAGCGGTGAGTGCAAGTTGCAAATCATCCAACGACAAGGGGAATTTTTCGGTGCTGATAAAGTGCAGGCGAGCATTTTTTGGTGCATTTTGCGACCACAAAAGGCAAGTCGCCAAAAAATTCAGCCCAGTGCCAAAGCCTGTCTCGGCAATGACAAAGCTTTGATGGGCTTGCAAATTGGCAAAACGCGTAGGCAGCTGATTGCCTTGCAAAAACACATAATGCGTCTCAGCAAGCCCACCTGCTCGAGAAAAATACACATCATCAAAGGCTTCTGATACAGGGATGGTATGCCCCTGAGCATCGGTTTGCCAATGGATGCTGGCGCGCTGAAGTTGGGTCATCGGTATTTGTCAGTCAAGCTTTGGCAAGGCTTGGATAAACGGCTTGACATCGACATGGCTATATACGCCACCGCTGATATACGGATCATCAGTCGCCCAAGCTTGTGCTTGCTCAAGATCATCAAAATGTGCGATGATGATGCTGCCACTCATCGCAGGTTCGCCATGCTTGATGGGATTTGGGCCTGCGACGACCAGTCGATTTTGGGCATCGAGTGCACTTAGGCGTTCGATATGAGCAGGGCGGGCGTGTAGGCGTTTTTCGGTGCTGTCAGCGACATCATGACCGATGATGGCAAATAGTGGCATAATCATTCCTAAGTGGTGAATTTTTATAAAATTATACAACTGTCTAACCAAAAAATCTATGTAAAAAATAACCACTTATCCTGTAGATATGGAGTGGTATTGCAAACGGTATTCAGTGCCTACCAAAAATATCTACAAAGTGATACACTGGATTATTGTCAAAGAAATTAAAATAGTACAGTAGGTGCGTAATAATGCACTACTCAAACAGTTTGGGTTAATGGTGCACCGTGCGTACCCTGCTGTACTGCTAAAAAAATAGAGTGGCATTAATAAAAAAATAATTTCCATGATGAATTAAGGTTGAAATGATAATGAATAAACAGAAATTTGATATAAAAAATTTAGAAGACCACCCCAAAATTATTATAATAGAGCCATGGGGAGAAGAGATTATCCTAGAGAGTGGGAAATTGGTTTCTCTACAAGTCTTGAGTGATAAAGAAGGAAATTTAGAAATTTTTCTTGAACAAAGTTGCATCATTATTTATGCATGGGATGGATGTGTGATAGATTATAATTTATTTGATATTTGAATTGAGGCTGATGTAGATTAGTACATATGATATACTGCAAATATAAAGCTAAATCATTGTAAATTAAGTAAAAAATTACAGTTCAGCAGGCTGCATACAACGCACCATTGCTTAAATGGGTTTTTGATGGTGCGTTCCACATTTTCTACGCCTAAATTTGCCTAAACTTCCAAAAATCTTTGCCGTCTATTTTCCAATAACAGAACTCATCAGGAATTAAATAGCCAAAATCCATTGCTTTTGCAAACCAATTTTCATAGGCATAATCTTCATGACATCTATCCCAGTCCATATGCAGATAGACATTGGTATCAAAGTTAATATAAAATATAGGCAACCTTGAAGAAATCTGATTTATTTTTTTAAAATCACTTAATTCACCATTATTTGATATTTCCCCATTGATGGCTAGTTTATTTTCAACAATACCGTAGAGCCTTTGTAGTTCTTGATGATTGAAATCAAAAAACAATAAAGATTGTAACTCTGACTTGGATAGGACAATCACTTCTTCTATTTTTAGAAAATCTTCAAAATTGCTTTTTTGAAGTTGCCATATGCCATTTCTATAATAATATGAATTTAGCTCATGATTGTATTCTGCAATAGATATTTTCCCTTTCTTTAATTCTATATCTAAATCTAATTTCATGTTTAATATAAAATACTCTTTTTTACTTATTACAAAATAGTGTTTTTTATTAAAAACAAATAATGAAATACAATCAATATATTGAAAAATTCTTGTCAAAAAATCATTTTTCTGCATATTTATCAAACTTCTTAGTCAATTGTTATTCGTACAGCAGGATGCCTACCTTTATAAAAAAAGCCCTATGATTGGCGTATCACAGGGCATATGATTATTGAATATCTTTGCGGATATGACGCCGCAAGCTAAAAAACATCACTGCAATAAAGCCGAACATCACAATCATATCACCAAAGGCGGTAAATTCGCCCCAGTATTTGCCATCTGCAAAGACAAAGGCAAAAAATGCGTGCAAACCTGCCATCGTGCCAAACATACCTGCCCAAGCTAGATTAAGCTTGTGCCAGCCTGATTGAGTGAGTTCAAAGACTTGCCCGAACAGTTTTTTGACAATCGGTGTCTTATCTTTGGCAAATAGCGGTGAGATCAGCAGACCCCCAGCAAAGGCAAGGTTGATAATAATAGCCTTTAGGCGGATATAATAATCATCAGAGAGTGCCAAAGTAATCCCGCCAAACACGATGGTCATCAATAGCACGAACCATTGCTGCTTTTCTAGGCGGAATTTTTGGCTGATGAATAAAAAGCCATAGACAATCACCGTCGATGCGATTAGACCTGCGGTCGCCACAAGCACATGATTATTATCCACGCCTGCTGAGCCGATCAACTGCAAGATGGGATGTTCGGCGTTGGTCGGCTCGGTGGTTTTATACAGATAAAAAAAGACAATCAGCGGAATAAAATCAATCAAGGCTTTCATAGTAGATATCTTAATAGTAATTCATCATAAAAACTTGCCAAGTGCCAATCTGCCAAATAATGGATAATTATCAAGCAAATCAACACTTAGCAAGCGATTAACCATGCGGTTTAGCTGACGACTTTATCCGATGGTGCGTCATGCGTGATGACCTTTGGCGGGATAGGGCGAAGTTTTTCGACCAAAGCCGCTGCCAGCACTTCATCGATGCTCTCAACAGGGGTGATGGTCAGACCTTCTTTGACATTGTCAGGAATCTCTGCCAAATCACGCTCGTTTGACTTAGGAATCAGTACTTGCTTGATGCCACCACGGTGAGCAGCCAGCAGTTTTTCTTTTAGGCCGCCGATACGCAGTACCTTACCACGCAAAGTCACTTCACCAGTCATGGCGATATCTGCACGGATGGCGATACCTGTCATGGCTGACACGATGGCGGTGGTCAGGGCGATACCTGCTGATGGACCATCTTTTGGTGTCGCGCCTTCTGGCATATGGATGTGCAAATCCGTGTTTTTGAATTTTTCATAATCAATACCAAAGCGTTCGCCACCTGCACGCACGACACTCATCGCAGCACGGATAGACTCTTTCATCACATCACCCAGCGATCCTGTGAATACCAGCTCACCTTTGCCCTGCATGGTTGCAGATTCGATGGTCAATAGCTCACCGCCCACTGATGTCCAAGCCAAACCTGTGATACGGCCAACTTCAGGTTCTTGTTCGGCCAGACCATAATCAAACGGCTTGACACCCAAGAAATCGCTGATATTATCATCTGTCACGGCAACGGTATCAAACTTCACGCCTTTTTTGGGCTTGATGCCGTGCGTTTCGACTTGAGAGCGGACAGCTTTACGGCTGATTTTATTGATTTCACGCTCAAGATTACGCACGCCAGCTTCACGGGTATAATGGCGGATAATGCTCGTCACTGCATCGTCGGTGATGTCAAGCTCATCTTTGCCCAGGCCGTTTTGTTCTAGTGCTTTTGGGATTAGATAATTATTGGCAATCGCCAGTTTCTCATCTTCGGTATAGCCTGGCAGACGAATCACTTCCATACGATCCAGTAGCGCTGGTGGAATATTCATGCTATTGGCAGTACAGATGAACATCACCTGAGACAGATCCAGATCCAGATCTAGATAATGGTCATTGAACGCTTTATTCTGTGATGGATCAAGCACTTCTAGTAGGGCAGAGGCTGGATCGCCACGGAAGTCTTGTGCCATTTTGTCAATTTCATCGAGCAAAAATAGCGGATTTTTGACTTCAACTTTTGATAATGACTGCACAATCTTACCTGGCATCGCCCCGATATAGGTACGGCGATGACCACGGATTTCTGCTTCATCACGCACACCGCCCAATGCCATACGCACAAACTTACGGCCTGTGGCACGAGCGATACTCTCACCCAGTGAAGTTTTGCCCACACCCGGTGGACCTACCAAGCACAGAATCGGGCCGCGAATTTGCTTCACGCGCGACTGCACCGCTAGGTATTCTAAGATGCGATCTTTGACATCGTCCAGTCCATAATGGTCTTTATCCAGTGTTTGTTTGGCTTTTTCAAGATTGATCGAAACCTTGCTTGCCTTATTCCACGGTGTGTCAAGAATCCATTCGACATAGCCGCGCACCACCGATGCTTCTGATGAAGTGGCAGGCATCATTTTTAGTTTACGAAACTCAGCTTCGGCTTTTTTGCGCACATCATCAGGCAGATCAGCATCTTTTAGACGATTTTCAAGCTCAAGATCATCATCGTCCGCGCCATTATTCAGATCAGACAGCTCATTTTTGATGGCTTTCATTTTTTCGTTCAAAAAATACTCGCGCTGATTGTTTTCCATCTGCTTGCGCACGGTATTTTCAAGCTCATTTTCGATGTTGCGCTCGGTTTTGCTGCTGGTGAAATAGTCGGTCAAAATCTTGAAATACTCTTCGGCATTGTCCGACTCTAGCAAGGTTTGTTTTTTGTCCAAAGCCAGCTGCGTGCGTGTGGCGATAAAATACATCAGCTCAAGCAAATCATCGAATTTGCTCGCTACTTTGATCAGCTCGCGCGAGTTTCTTAAGCTGCCATCGGCATAGTCACTGAATAGATCGAGCAGCAGTTTTTTGTGCGCGTCGATCTCATCGCGGCTGTAGCTTAGGGTGATCGGTGCAGGCACAAAGTGTGCAAGCAAGCTTTCTTCAGGCTTGTCATCGACTGTGCTGATGGCATCGACTTGTACGCGCTCGATACCTTCGATCAGCACCTTGATGCATTTATCATCCGAATCGTGCGGCATGGTGCTGACGATTTGGCAGCGTGTACCGAATTGATACAGATTATCGGTGTTAATCTCTTCGCTCAGCGAGTCTTTTTGGGAGACGACGACGATCATGCCATTGTGCAGATCTTGGGCAAGTTCGATGGCTTTGATCGATTGTTCGCGGCCAACGAACAGCGCGATTTGCATATGCGGATAGACGACGACATCACGCACCGCTAATAATGGCAGGGATTCTAAGTTTGGCATGTTTTGTTTGCTCATTGTTGTGATTCCTTTTTGCAAGAT encodes:
- a CDS encoding inner membrane-spanning protein YciB; protein product: MKALIDFIPLIVFFYLYKTTEPTNAEHPILQLIGSAGVDNNHVLVATAGLIASTVIVYGFLFISQKFRLEKQQWFVLLMTIVFGGITLALSDDYYIRLKAIIINLAFAGGLLISPLFAKDKTPIVKKLFGQVFELTQSGWHKLNLAWAGMFGTMAGLHAFFAFVFADGKYWGEFTAFGDMIVMFGFIAVMFFSLRRHIRKDIQ
- a CDS encoding MarC family protein; protein product: MEAEIFKIILAFVVLINPSAAIPLFVNFTDGYATSDKKKVARIASATVFLVIAFFALFGEVLLRGLGISLGSFRVAGGILLFLIALGMMNDGNNPAKPNHDDLHHAPKDPSALTGMAVVPLAIPMMIGPGGISTVIIYSSQVQSTLSMVLIVVAGFLISLFCYVSLMAAGRISQVLGKTGLNVTNRIMGIILAALAVEIVVNGVRDIFPQLAL
- the mnmD gene encoding tRNA (5-methylaminomethyl-2-thiouridine)(34)-methyltransferase MnmD, which produces MTQLQRASIHWQTDAQGHTIPVSEAFDDVYFSRAGGLAETHYVFLQGNQLPTRFANLQAHQSFVIAETGFGTGLNFLATCLLWSQNAPKNARLHFISTEKFPLSLDDLQLALTAWRDEHTTPWIDALLSQYPLLMAGCHRLHISDQITLDLWFGDAYDSFGTLADNLTDTCQKVDAWFLDGFAPSKNSDLWSVELFKQFARLSHSATTLATFTAAGFVRRNLQEAGFQVNKIKGFGHKREMITAQFVSDVINPTPRARKHIAIIGAGISGVMTAIALSRRGHRISLIDKSTPMRAASGNPRALLAPKLTLIEHAHNHLPTVSFLYAQRIYKNLSKSLQESDTHSAPIFEPTGAVDFLLPSQKSAEKRSAQIAPYPDALIYQMDDSGYQTADIATFVPLAGLINTQSIAKLIAHLPNITVIQDTVDKLEKSDNSINLYLSNGGVQCYDSVVICAGFESELLDDTLFKCRKIRGQLSWVTFPQLLAQKGLPKTPIKYDGYCAAFDDGDGEHKFLFGASFVRNSTDTTISLDEHQFNLSKLTAALPDIAAALPDVSEFHGKVGIRAQTPDYHPLVGQIDTQLFTLYGMGSKGFSFAPLCAEILADLMNGTILPIDQILLDKLNPKRERLQTPLTDLA
- a CDS encoding YciI family protein encodes the protein MPLFAIIGHDVADSTEKRLHARPAHIERLSALDAQNRLVVAGPNPIKHGEPAMSGSIIIAHFDDLEQAQAWATDDPYISGGVYSHVDVKPFIQALPKLD
- a CDS encoding SMR family transporter — encoded protein: MTPTTTAYVLLGLAIITEVTGSTFLAKSDGFTKLIPTTITLICFIIAFYLLAQVVKTIPLGITYAIWSGVGIVLTALIGFFVLKQSLDLPAIIGIILIVAGVIVMNVFSNVTH
- the lon gene encoding endopeptidase La, with the protein product MSKQNMPNLESLPLLAVRDVVVYPHMQIALFVGREQSIKAIELAQDLHNGMIVVVSQKDSLSEEINTDNLYQFGTRCQIVSTMPHDSDDKCIKVLIEGIERVQVDAISTVDDKPEESLLAHFVPAPITLSYSRDEIDAHKKLLLDLFSDYADGSLRNSRELIKVASKFDDLLELMYFIATRTQLALDKKQTLLESDNAEEYFKILTDYFTSSKTERNIENELENTVRKQMENNQREYFLNEKMKAIKNELSDLNNGADDDDLELENRLKDADLPDDVRKKAEAEFRKLKMMPATSSEASVVRGYVEWILDTPWNKASKVSINLEKAKQTLDKDHYGLDDVKDRILEYLAVQSRVKQIRGPILCLVGPPGVGKTSLGESIARATGRKFVRMALGGVRDEAEIRGHRRTYIGAMPGKIVQSLSKVEVKNPLFLLDEIDKMAQDFRGDPASALLEVLDPSQNKAFNDHYLDLDLDLSQVMFICTANSMNIPPALLDRMEVIRLPGYTEDEKLAIANNYLIPKALEQNGLGKDELDITDDAVTSIIRHYTREAGVRNLEREINKISRKAVRSQVETHGIKPKKGVKFDTVAVTDDNISDFLGVKPFDYGLAEQEPEVGRITGLAWTSVGGELLTIESATMQGKGELVFTGSLGDVMKESIRAAMSVVRAGGERFGIDYEKFKNTDLHIHMPEGATPKDGPSAGIALTTAIVSAMTGIAIRADIAMTGEVTLRGKVLRIGGLKEKLLAAHRGGIKQVLIPKSNERDLAEIPDNVKEGLTITPVESIDEVLAAALVEKLRPIPPKVITHDAPSDKVVS
- the queC gene encoding 7-cyano-7-deazaguanine synthase QueC; this translates as MTYQDQTAVVLFSGGLDSTTCLYWAESQFNRVVAISFRYGQRHSSELNAAMRIAKSLGVDHRIIDIDIAQLGGSALTDHNIAVPDHDDSIVYDDSTAVAPITYVPARNTIFLSYALAAAEVSGASAIVIGVSSVDYSGYPDCRPDFIAAFETLANLATVAARQGHKLEIIAPLQTLSKAETLQLGLQLGVDYSQTVSCYQANEHGEACGVCDSCHLRRQGFIDAGVADPTHYA
- a CDS encoding TetR/AcrR family transcriptional regulator, with translation MTDLFANAEAAETTLVELDDAAKNDTPKKRKNNPEKLRHQLILAAKDLMIHDGIANLSIQKVADAAGTSKGGLFHHFKNKEELLSAVIGLFIALLNTAILLEIEQSGQVSGCFSKAYAKVMFENHEIGLNSEWAGLIRSITGDALMQAQWSDWLTQKQRQFAATDSEARHLLMRYAVDGAWFDPTLAEDGDKFMQVYQAIMAMAD